A single region of the Neisseriaceae bacterium genome encodes:
- a CDS encoding dTMP kinase has product MRQGQLITIEGIDCSGKTSQVNFIRKWFEDNNIELIITREPGGTKLGENIRSQLLDIDTSVSLETEVLLMFAARQQHIHEVILPALKEGKWVLSDRFTDATYAYQGAGRGVATKKIKVLEEWVQEGLQPSLTILLDAPAEVCQKRCENRDRRDRIESEDMSFFNRVRERYLALAQSNPDRYRIISGEQSIEKVSEQIVNVLDDFKRKVM; this is encoded by the coding sequence ATGAGGCAAGGTCAGTTGATTACTATTGAGGGAATAGATTGTTCAGGTAAGACTTCCCAAGTGAATTTTATACGTAAGTGGTTTGAGGATAATAATATTGAATTGATTATCACTAGAGAGCCAGGTGGTACAAAACTTGGAGAGAATATACGTTCTCAATTATTGGATATTGATACTTCTGTTTCATTAGAAACAGAAGTGTTGTTAATGTTCGCTGCTAGGCAACAACATATACATGAGGTCATTTTACCGGCACTTAAAGAAGGTAAGTGGGTTTTGTCTGATAGATTTACAGATGCTACTTATGCTTATCAAGGTGCAGGAAGAGGGGTGGCTACAAAAAAGATTAAAGTGCTTGAAGAGTGGGTGCAAGAGGGACTTCAACCTAGCTTAACAATTTTGTTGGATGCCCCAGCGGAAGTGTGTCAGAAACGTTGTGAAAACAGAGATAGAAGAGATAGAATAGAGAGCGAGGATATGTCATTTTTTAATAGAGTGAGAGAAAGATATCTTGCCTTAGCACAATCGAATCCAGATAGATATCGTATTATCTCGGGCGAACAGTCAATAGAAAAAGTATCTGAACAGATTGTTAATGTTTTAGACGATTTCAAGCGTAAGGTGATGTAG
- the mltG gene encoding endolytic transglycosylase MltG — protein sequence MKIDKRKLLVTGLMALSFFIVLLISIVLLLFYPKDIHQNEYLLVINKGDSISSVATRLNKEGIIYNRKGFIFLAKITHLNSKIKPGFFYIKNPASIWNIVNIIKNEPKKIMITFVEGWNYQKIKNYLDNNNQIRHLTKNWTEQQLLSFLDPSSNYKKVEGLLLPDSFYFYQGVEDKDIYRMAYSLMQQELRKQWDERQEGLPYQTPYELLIMASIIEKETGDIEDRALVSAVFVNRLNKGMRLQTDPSVIYAMGDDYQGKIRKKDLYHDNPYNTYTRKGLPPSPIAMPSRASLYAAAHPADEKYLYFISKQDGSGKSYFSKSLSEHNAAVRKYILRK from the coding sequence GTACTGTTGATATCCATCGTTCTGCTATTATTTTATCCTAAAGATATTCACCAGAATGAATATTTATTGGTGATTAATAAAGGTGATAGTATCTCTTCTGTGGCAACAAGGTTAAATAAAGAGGGAATTATTTATAATCGTAAGGGATTTATTTTTTTAGCAAAAATAACTCATCTTAATTCAAAAATTAAGCCTGGTTTTTTCTATATTAAAAATCCTGCCTCTATATGGAATATTGTTAACATTATCAAGAATGAGCCCAAAAAAATAATGATTACTTTTGTTGAGGGTTGGAACTATCAGAAAATTAAGAATTATCTTGATAATAATAATCAAATTAGACACTTAACTAAAAATTGGACGGAACAACAACTTTTATCATTTTTGGATCCAAGTTCGAATTATAAAAAAGTAGAAGGCTTACTATTGCCTGATAGTTTTTATTTTTATCAAGGAGTGGAAGATAAAGATATTTATCGCATGGCATATTCTTTAATGCAGCAAGAATTGAGAAAGCAGTGGGATGAGAGACAAGAAGGATTGCCTTATCAAACGCCATATGAATTATTAATAATGGCTAGCATTATCGAGAAAGAAACTGGGGATATAGAGGATAGGGCATTAGTGTCAGCTGTTTTTGTTAATCGTCTTAACAAAGGGATGCGACTGCAAACCGATCCTAGTGTTATTTATGCAATGGGAGATGATTATCAGGGTAAAATAAGAAAAAAAGATTTATATCATGATAATCCTTATAATACCTATACTAGAAAAGGGTTACCGCCAAGTCCGATAGCGATGCCTTCACGAGCTTCTTTGTATGCGGCGGCTCATCCTGCGGATGAGAAGTATTTATATTTTATATCCAAACAAGACGGTTCTGGTAAAAGCTATTTTAGTAAATCTTTATCAGAACATAATGCAGCAGTAAGAAAATACATATTGAGGAAGTAA